One genomic window of Kosmotoga olearia TBF 19.5.1 includes the following:
- a CDS encoding ABC transporter ATP-binding protein: MHILKTINLEKRYGKGNNEVIALKPTNLVIEEGEFVAVVGPSGSGKSTLLHLLAGFDNPTKGSVIIDGKDITEMSERELSVFRRRKIGFVFQFYNLIPVLNARENVELPLILDRRKIDKSYIDELFMLLGIADRMDHMPSELSGGQQQRVSIARALAAKPSIIFADEPTGNLDSKNSEEVMDLLRLTLKKYHQTMVMVTHDLGIAETADRIIRIEDGAICQDIKSKQKSFF, from the coding sequence GTGCATATTCTAAAAACGATCAATCTTGAAAAGCGCTATGGTAAAGGGAATAATGAAGTAATTGCTCTGAAACCCACAAACCTTGTGATAGAAGAGGGGGAGTTTGTAGCAGTTGTAGGGCCGAGCGGTTCAGGAAAGAGCACTCTGCTGCACCTTCTTGCTGGTTTCGATAATCCAACAAAAGGAAGTGTTATTATCGATGGCAAGGATATCACAGAAATGTCAGAAAGAGAACTTTCTGTTTTCCGTCGGAGAAAGATCGGATTTGTTTTTCAATTTTATAATTTAATTCCGGTGTTAAACGCTCGTGAAAATGTAGAACTTCCCTTAATTTTAGACAGGAGGAAAATTGACAAGAGTTATATAGATGAACTTTTCATGCTTCTGGGGATTGCGGATAGGATGGACCACATGCCTTCTGAGCTTTCGGGAGGACAGCAACAAAGGGTTAGTATAGCCCGTGCACTCGCTGCCAAGCCTTCGATAATCTTCGCTGATGAGCCCACCGGGAATCTTGATAGCAAAAACAGTGAAGAGGTGATGGACCTTCTCAGATTAACACTCAAGAAGTATCACCAAACTATGGTGATGGTTACCCATGATCTCGGAATAGCTGAAACTGCCGATAGAATTATTCGAATTGAAGATGGGGCTATCTGTCAGGACATTAAGTCAAAACAAAAATCGTTCTTTTGA
- a CDS encoding thioredoxin family protein, translated as MKEISFSELKNEMNKGLVLIEVFTPTCGVCAAVQRKLQKIEENYPEWKFYSINMLDNPEVSGEFTVFTVPTIIAFHNGKELNRWARNFGIHQITDYLDRLTKMLG; from the coding sequence ATGAAAGAAATATCCTTTTCGGAACTGAAAAATGAAATGAATAAGGGACTTGTGTTAATTGAAGTATTTACACCTACATGTGGTGTTTGCGCAGCTGTTCAGAGAAAGCTCCAGAAAATCGAGGAAAACTACCCTGAGTGGAAATTCTATTCCATAAATATGCTGGATAACCCCGAAGTTTCCGGAGAGTTCACTGTTTTCACGGTTCCCACAATTATTGCCTTTCACAATGGAAAAGAACTTAATCGCTGGGCTAGAAACTTTGGGATACACCAGATAACGGATTACCTTGATAGGTTAACGAAGATGCTGGGATAA
- a CDS encoding NUDIX hydrolase: MKKAAVIVPVVSLEDEPYLILTRRSRKLKSHPGQISFPGGIRENGEELLETALREMEEEIGVSRDNVLFVHSLKMTETLMSRIEVHPFLALLNKREFVLNRNEVEVIIFVKLSLFQQTKEEVILLPSGEETIRYRFPGLVVWGATARIIAGSIDEILKKLSESGYINII, encoded by the coding sequence TTGAAGAAAGCAGCTGTTATCGTTCCGGTTGTTAGCCTCGAAGACGAACCGTATTTAATTCTAACGAGGCGTTCCAGAAAGCTGAAAAGCCACCCTGGACAGATCAGTTTTCCTGGAGGTATCCGTGAGAACGGAGAAGAATTACTGGAAACGGCTCTAAGAGAAATGGAAGAGGAGATCGGGGTGAGCCGTGATAACGTATTGTTTGTTCACAGCTTGAAAATGACGGAAACACTTATGTCAAGGATCGAAGTTCATCCATTTCTTGCACTTCTAAATAAAAGGGAATTCGTATTGAATCGCAATGAAGTGGAAGTGATTATTTTCGTTAAACTTTCTCTATTTCAACAAACGAAGGAAGAAGTTATACTGCTTCCATCCGGGGAAGAAACCATAAGATACAGATTTCCCGGCCTCGTAGTCTGGGGTGCCACAGCAAGAATCATAGCTGGTTCAATCGATGAGATTCTCAAAAAATTGTCAGAGTCAGGATATATCAACATCATTTAA
- a CDS encoding response regulator transcription factor: MALKKILLVEDDETLAMGIKYALEQEAFLVEVATELESARKRIDEKDFDLILLDVMLPNGNGFQLCKEIRTYSDLPIIFLTARDEEVNIVMGLELGADDYITKPFKLKELVARIRANLRRIEGKKTVNRYLISGQIRLDIVNQKLMVEDAEQHLTPVEFRLLFALMDNAGRILTRDQLLGYVWNTESDFVDDNTLSVHIRKLREKIEDDPSKPEHILTVRGLGYRWRE, translated from the coding sequence ATGGCTTTGAAAAAAATATTGCTTGTAGAAGATGATGAGACACTTGCAATGGGAATCAAATATGCTCTAGAACAGGAAGCTTTTCTTGTGGAGGTTGCAACAGAACTCGAATCAGCAAGAAAGCGTATTGACGAAAAAGACTTCGATCTCATACTCCTGGATGTTATGTTGCCGAATGGGAACGGTTTTCAATTGTGCAAGGAAATAAGGACCTATTCGGATTTGCCCATTATTTTCCTCACCGCCAGGGATGAAGAGGTAAATATAGTCATGGGCCTCGAGCTGGGAGCTGATGACTATATAACTAAACCATTTAAGCTAAAAGAACTCGTTGCCAGAATCAGAGCAAATCTCAGAAGGATTGAAGGTAAAAAGACTGTTAACCGATACCTGATTTCAGGTCAGATACGTCTCGACATAGTGAATCAGAAACTCATGGTTGAAGATGCTGAACAGCACTTGACTCCGGTAGAATTTAGGCTTTTGTTTGCCCTTATGGATAACGCTGGACGAATTCTAACCAGAGATCAGCTTTTGGGATATGTCTGGAATACAGAAAGTGATTTTGTGGATGATAACACTCTTTCCGTTCATATCAGAAAACTCAGAGAAAAAATAGAAGACGATCCCTCAAAGCCAGAGCACATACTCACCGTAAGAGGACTCGGATATAGGTGGCGAGAATAA
- a CDS encoding ABC transporter permease: protein MRSYKDLSRKYLKSQKRRTRYTIIGITLAVALITAVSILGINIQAASKRNIEDMTGSYHAVVKNISEDEMRVLKHHAKVDSVGVVYEIGFVEGLKRDTQIMIQHCNTEALNMLGKELVAGRWPENSEEIVLEETALKLLGVQLIPGETIEIKIKTKVVTPQELTGKYLLVGIAKDGFTTRTNFAYGYIGLPPEIIGITPNAYFRLKSESNLERECKTLAESLGFEDRLKLNRVLIESLRDKAKTNFIVIVLGFMIAIAASVSIYNIINISVLERIRDFGLLRAAGATVSQIRKIVYHEAAILSLKAIPLGLFLGFVLASLVIFTGTLGLNIEIKTVVIEPWIIAMSALLGIIMVWISVLGPAVKAGKISPIEAIRFYWKPDKISENSLLTRVFGTLFGTTGKLACRNLLRNRSRTLITIISMIMSVTLFIVSTIFFASMDLDRLVGMYMRSDFSLSSGWGARNGPGTSQVEYIASIDGVNKVVAARHSIVQAMFKKEDVNDSSIISKFMDGVFERQRDPETGKYPVQSDLLGYNAQGLEELNTELISGSISDRDFEREDLVIITRRDSERFNLKPGDKLQLRIRYLNEEMKLITLDYDFTVAAVVERFLTTMDVRSPGLQLVTLDKKVSEYFRVPIMGETSGNKGIDVYNYVDIFCDSKADLELIRNQLERIAFQYSGTTLNSYEKEIEKLKKSKNELAIMIYGITAVIAFIALFSVINTLNSNIILRRREFGLMRAVGASNNQLKKMVVLEGAIFGIISAAWGTLLGTGLAYILYHLAKKELSYLTWSFPLLVIFGAIAASILIGILATIAPIKRLSRLKIVEAINTIE from the coding sequence ATGAGGAGCTATAAGGATTTAAGCAGAAAATATCTTAAAAGCCAGAAACGGCGAACTCGCTATACCATAATAGGGATTACGCTTGCTGTTGCCCTTATAACGGCTGTTTCAATATTAGGGATCAATATTCAGGCAGCTTCTAAAAGAAATATAGAAGATATGACCGGAAGTTATCACGCAGTTGTCAAAAATATTTCCGAGGATGAAATGAGGGTATTAAAGCACCATGCAAAGGTCGACAGTGTGGGGGTTGTATATGAGATAGGTTTTGTTGAAGGATTAAAAAGAGATACTCAGATAATGATTCAACACTGCAATACTGAAGCTTTAAACATGCTTGGAAAGGAACTTGTTGCGGGACGCTGGCCGGAGAACAGCGAAGAAATTGTGCTTGAAGAAACAGCACTAAAATTGTTGGGCGTTCAGCTCATCCCCGGTGAAACCATAGAAATAAAGATAAAAACCAAAGTAGTCACCCCGCAGGAATTAACAGGAAAATATCTGTTAGTAGGGATTGCGAAGGACGGTTTTACAACTCGTACAAACTTTGCATATGGATACATTGGACTTCCGCCTGAAATTATCGGTATTACACCAAACGCATATTTTAGGCTGAAGTCAGAATCCAATCTTGAAAGAGAGTGTAAAACTCTTGCTGAGTCTCTTGGCTTTGAAGATAGGCTGAAGCTGAATAGAGTACTTATCGAAAGCCTTAGAGATAAAGCTAAAACGAATTTTATTGTTATCGTTTTGGGATTCATGATAGCCATAGCAGCATCGGTATCGATCTACAACATAATAAATATTTCTGTACTTGAGAGAATAAGGGATTTCGGATTGCTTAGGGCTGCAGGGGCCACCGTTTCCCAGATCAGAAAGATAGTGTATCACGAAGCTGCAATACTGAGTTTGAAAGCTATTCCCTTAGGTTTGTTTCTTGGATTCGTTTTGGCCTCTCTGGTAATCTTTACAGGCACTCTTGGTTTGAACATAGAGATTAAAACAGTTGTCATCGAACCATGGATAATAGCTATGAGTGCATTGTTAGGGATAATTATGGTGTGGATTTCTGTTTTAGGTCCGGCCGTAAAGGCTGGCAAGATATCGCCAATAGAGGCTATACGTTTTTATTGGAAGCCAGATAAAATTTCCGAAAACAGTTTACTTACTCGTGTCTTTGGAACGCTGTTTGGTACCACCGGAAAATTAGCTTGTAGGAATCTATTGAGGAACAGAAGCAGAACGCTTATCACGATTATATCTATGATAATGTCGGTAACACTTTTTATCGTTTCCACCATTTTCTTTGCGAGTATGGATCTGGATAGACTGGTAGGGATGTACATGAGATCTGACTTCAGCCTTAGCAGCGGCTGGGGTGCCAGAAATGGTCCGGGTACGTCCCAGGTTGAATATATAGCTTCTATTGATGGAGTAAACAAAGTAGTAGCTGCCAGGCATTCAATAGTTCAGGCAATGTTTAAAAAAGAGGATGTTAACGACAGTTCGATAATCTCTAAATTCATGGATGGAGTTTTTGAGAGGCAAAGAGATCCAGAAACCGGTAAATATCCGGTTCAATCAGATTTACTGGGATACAATGCCCAGGGTCTCGAAGAATTGAATACTGAACTTATAAGCGGTTCTATAAGTGATAGAGATTTTGAGAGAGAGGACCTGGTAATAATCACCAGAAGAGATAGCGAAAGATTCAATCTGAAACCCGGAGATAAACTTCAACTGAGAATAAGATATCTCAACGAAGAAATGAAGCTGATAACCCTTGATTATGATTTCACTGTGGCAGCAGTGGTAGAAAGATTCTTGACAACTATGGATGTGAGATCACCCGGTTTGCAGCTGGTTACTTTGGATAAAAAGGTTTCGGAATATTTCAGAGTTCCCATCATGGGAGAAACTTCAGGAAATAAAGGTATCGATGTCTATAATTACGTGGATATCTTTTGTGATTCGAAAGCCGATCTGGAATTGATAAGAAATCAACTGGAGAGAATAGCGTTCCAATATTCTGGAACAACCCTGAACTCCTATGAAAAGGAGATCGAAAAACTGAAAAAATCAAAAAACGAACTCGCTATAATGATCTACGGAATAACAGCTGTGATTGCCTTTATAGCACTTTTCAGCGTTATTAACACTCTCAACAGCAATATCATTCTGCGAAGGCGGGAATTTGGGCTAATGCGGGCGGTGGGCGCCAGCAATAACCAATTGAAAAAGATGGTTGTTCTGGAAGGGGCTATCTTTGGAATAATAAGTGCTGCTTGGGGAACGTTGCTTGGAACGGGTCTTGCATATATCCTCTATCACCTGGCAAAGAAAGAATTAAGTTACTTGACCTGGTCTTTCCCGTTACTGGTGATTTTTGGAGCTATTGCTGCTAGCATTCTGATAGGGATTCTTGCTACCATAGCTCCTATAAAGAGACTTTCCAGGTTGAAAATAGTCGAGGCTATAAATACCATAGAGTAG
- the prfA gene encoding peptide chain release factor 1, whose protein sequence is MNLEKLIELFKKQLEEVEAKLSDSSIVGNPSKLMELSKRHAELKEISRSYDLLASKKQELQEWEEIKELLSPEEREEAEKNIAELQKEIEQIELNLKFLLIPDELGGKDIIVEIRAGTGGEEAALFAGDLFRMYTRYAERNSWKVETLESNETDLGGFKEVTFQIKGKDVFRKLKYESGVHRVQRVPQTESGGRIHTSTATVAVLPKASEVDVAIDPSELRIDTFRSSGAGGQHVNRTESAVRIVHLPTGITVTVQSERSQHQNKARAMEILRARLYSLYRSQQESTLSQQRRSQIGTGERSEKIRTYNFPQNRVTDHRINYTTYRLQDILDGDLDELIAKLAEADINIKLEKLLEEMTTA, encoded by the coding sequence ATGAATCTGGAAAAACTGATCGAACTCTTTAAGAAACAGCTTGAAGAGGTTGAAGCAAAATTGTCAGACTCTTCTATTGTAGGAAATCCTTCGAAACTTATGGAACTAAGCAAACGCCATGCGGAACTCAAAGAGATTTCCAGAAGTTATGATCTTCTCGCTTCTAAAAAACAGGAGTTACAGGAATGGGAGGAGATCAAAGAACTCTTATCACCTGAAGAAAGAGAAGAAGCGGAGAAAAATATCGCTGAACTTCAAAAAGAAATTGAACAGATTGAACTCAACTTGAAATTTCTCCTGATTCCTGATGAACTTGGTGGCAAAGATATTATCGTAGAAATACGAGCCGGTACAGGTGGTGAAGAGGCAGCGTTGTTCGCAGGTGATTTGTTCAGAATGTACACGCGCTATGCCGAACGAAACAGCTGGAAAGTTGAAACCCTTGAAAGCAATGAAACTGATTTGGGAGGCTTTAAGGAAGTCACTTTTCAGATAAAGGGCAAAGATGTTTTTAGAAAGCTCAAGTACGAAAGCGGCGTTCATAGGGTTCAAAGAGTTCCTCAAACAGAGTCTGGTGGAAGAATTCATACTTCTACTGCAACGGTTGCGGTATTGCCTAAGGCTTCAGAAGTAGATGTTGCGATAGATCCTTCAGAACTCAGGATAGATACTTTCCGTTCTTCAGGAGCTGGAGGGCAACACGTTAACCGAACAGAATCGGCGGTAAGAATTGTTCATCTTCCAACGGGAATAACTGTAACTGTTCAAAGCGAACGTTCGCAGCACCAGAACAAAGCGAGAGCGATGGAGATATTGAGGGCAAGGCTTTATAGCTTGTACAGAAGTCAGCAGGAAAGCACACTTTCCCAACAAAGGCGTTCGCAAATCGGTACCGGAGAAAGAAGCGAGAAAATCAGAACGTATAATTTCCCTCAAAATCGGGTTACAGATCACAGGATTAATTACACAACCTACAGGCTTCAGGACATACTCGATGGTGATTTAGACGAATTGATTGCTAAATTGGCAGAAGCGGATATCAATATAAAATTGGAAAAACTTCTTGAGGAAATGACAACTGCGTGA
- a CDS encoding DUF6544 family protein, which translates to MGKVVLVILSILATIILLIITVIFIANLLFNQKVAREVKELFADNSEDSDGIIQKSDLEKLPIPVQKWLKYSQVVEKEKIRAVRLKQKAIMRLKEEQSWMPVEAEQYFTIDEPGFIWKARIKAAPLFYIVGRDKYYKGKGNMLIKVLSLIPVADSKGKEMDQGTLLRYLAEMVWFPTAALSSYITWEEIDTNSAKTTMSYGGITASGVFTFNDKGEVINFVAERYREHDGQYSLETWSVTMGNYEEFDGIKIPTMGEVTWKLETGDFTWFKFEVTEIEYNKPVVY; encoded by the coding sequence GTGGGCAAGGTAGTACTTGTCATACTTAGTATTTTGGCAACTATAATCCTCCTGATTATCACAGTAATATTTATAGCAAACTTGCTGTTCAACCAGAAAGTGGCAAGAGAAGTGAAAGAGTTATTTGCTGATAATTCAGAAGATAGCGATGGGATCATTCAAAAATCAGATTTAGAGAAGTTACCAATACCGGTCCAGAAATGGCTGAAATATTCACAGGTAGTTGAAAAAGAAAAAATCAGAGCAGTTCGCTTAAAACAAAAAGCGATAATGAGGTTGAAGGAAGAACAATCATGGATGCCGGTGGAAGCAGAGCAATATTTTACGATAGATGAACCCGGATTTATCTGGAAAGCCAGAATTAAAGCTGCTCCGTTATTTTATATTGTTGGAAGGGATAAGTATTATAAAGGCAAAGGAAATATGCTTATCAAGGTTCTTTCATTAATCCCGGTCGCGGATTCTAAAGGGAAAGAAATGGATCAGGGCACGTTGTTGCGGTATCTTGCTGAAATGGTATGGTTTCCAACAGCGGCTTTAAGCAGCTACATTACCTGGGAAGAAATCGATACGAACTCAGCAAAAACCACCATGAGTTACGGAGGGATAACAGCTTCTGGAGTATTTACCTTTAACGATAAGGGCGAAGTTATTAACTTTGTTGCTGAAAGATACAGGGAACATGATGGACAATACTCATTGGAAACATGGTCGGTTACTATGGGGAATTATGAAGAATTCGATGGCATAAAGATCCCTACTATGGGAGAAGTTACATGGAAACTTGAAACCGGGGATTTCACATGGTTTAAGTTTGAGGTTACCGAAATTGAATATAACAAACCGGTTGTTTATTAG
- a CDS encoding nucleotide pyrophosphohydrolase produces MDSIEKEIIKFRDERDWKQFHNARTLAASIVIESAELLELFQWAKDEEIEEIVEKKLDKIKDEIADIYAYLVILAHDLGINLQDAVREKMKKNARKYPVDKAKGTSKKYTEFVE; encoded by the coding sequence ATGGATTCTATCGAAAAGGAAATCATAAAATTCAGGGATGAAAGGGATTGGAAGCAATTTCACAATGCCCGCACACTTGCTGCGTCTATAGTGATTGAATCAGCCGAACTGCTTGAGCTTTTTCAATGGGCTAAAGATGAAGAGATAGAAGAAATTGTGGAAAAAAAGCTGGATAAGATAAAAGATGAAATAGCAGATATATACGCTTATTTGGTCATACTTGCTCATGATTTGGGTATAAACCTTCAGGATGCAGTGCGGGAAAAGATGAAAAAGAACGCGCGAAAGTACCCCGTGGATAAAGCAAAAGGTACGAGTAAAAAATATACGGAATTTGTTGAATAA
- a CDS encoding DUF2975 domain-containing protein gives MRYVGKKSISSFLYVVIKLSIIVAFIGLFLSFLVYMFPDWFKANGFKSSFNYPGFAVRVNNATAVLEYPLVYISLWISGLIFIGILYCLKNIFKEFAKGKVFTDRNIRSMGWTGIFVLLFAVTSSFYDLFRGFMLASYFEDLSSEVELIATYRINPATVFVGLLILIYTAIFKTAKEYKEENDLTI, from the coding sequence ATGAGGTATGTTGGAAAAAAATCGATATCTTCTTTTCTCTATGTGGTTATCAAGTTGAGTATCATTGTAGCCTTCATAGGTCTGTTCCTGAGCTTTCTTGTGTATATGTTTCCTGATTGGTTCAAGGCCAACGGCTTTAAAAGTTCTTTTAATTATCCTGGATTCGCTGTTAGGGTCAATAATGCTACAGCGGTTTTGGAATATCCCTTGGTCTATATAAGTTTATGGATTTCAGGATTAATTTTCATAGGAATTCTCTATTGCCTAAAAAATATCTTCAAGGAATTTGCAAAAGGTAAAGTCTTCACAGACAGGAATATAAGATCTATGGGATGGACGGGAATTTTTGTTCTACTATTCGCTGTTACAAGTTCCTTCTATGACCTTTTCAGAGGGTTCATGCTGGCAAGTTATTTTGAAGATCTCTCGAGCGAAGTTGAGTTAATAGCCACTTATAGAATAAATCCTGCAACAGTTTTTGTTGGATTACTTATTCTAATTTATACGGCGATTTTTAAGACTGCCAAAGAATATAAAGAAGAGAATGACCTGACGATATGA
- the elbB gene encoding isoprenoid biosynthesis glyoxalase ElbB, with product MKAGILLSGCGLGDGTQIEEVMLTYLSLDKYGIDYITFAPNEMQHDVIDHYTEKPQNEKRNILIESARIGRGKICDIREVSCKDIDAIIIPGGLGVFKNLSTFIVDKKSFTVNKNVDDLLKAMYLSKKSIAGICGAVILIAKSLSQHVSDLKVATANDAYGELLSELNVNAVNCSAKECVIDRKKQSSNYPRISGIQKNGRNYGGY from the coding sequence GTGAAAGCGGGCATTCTTTTATCCGGTTGCGGCTTAGGCGATGGTACTCAGATCGAAGAAGTTATGCTTACATATCTATCTCTAGATAAGTACGGAATAGACTATATAACCTTTGCCCCTAACGAAATGCAACATGATGTAATCGATCATTATACGGAAAAACCTCAAAATGAAAAAAGAAATATATTGATTGAGTCTGCACGAATCGGTAGAGGAAAAATCTGCGATATAAGGGAAGTCAGTTGCAAAGATATAGATGCCATTATAATTCCTGGAGGTTTAGGGGTATTCAAGAACCTATCCACATTCATAGTAGATAAAAAGTCCTTCACGGTTAATAAAAACGTTGACGATTTATTGAAAGCCATGTATTTATCAAAAAAGTCTATTGCTGGAATATGTGGAGCCGTTATTTTGATAGCTAAGAGTTTGTCGCAGCATGTTTCTGACTTAAAGGTTGCTACGGCTAACGATGCGTATGGGGAATTACTCTCAGAACTCAACGTTAATGCTGTTAATTGCTCCGCAAAAGAATGCGTGATAGATAGAAAAAAACAAAGTAGTAACTACCCCCGCATTTCTGGCATCCAAAAAAATGGACGAAATTATGGTGGGTATTGA
- a CDS encoding sensor histidine kinase, with product MVQLLDNRDFRRTLWLIVGCVVFFAFIVSFFCFFSYKRLYAGVEKERLELLGRLTEEIPEIKGKEDLFFEKGSERYYQKGLSIAIKYGYAKGNFLGNAAFNISFLRSVLFSLCVLVCSAFFILIIFSGQLSKIYKTLREYSLGADAVMNEDYDYSFDSLEEGDLAILGTQLDQMVRRLKLTVEALNAEKEKLRIFISQMTHQLKTPLASMKLMIELSLSDNIDPEKKREFLERSLAEQNKMEWLIQTLLDISRLEIGKVKLNMKDIELPELIKQTVQVLEPRWRKKNHQIIFSLPESFRFQCDPNWFGQALENILKNAIDYTPENGRIEIKLVENDAYMKLIFKDNGIGIEPEDLPFIFDKFYRGRKALIINRNGTGIGLTLSKAIIERHDGEIRIKSIPGTGSEFILEFPRDHLKKS from the coding sequence ATGGTACAGCTTTTAGATAACAGGGATTTCAGAAGAACACTCTGGTTAATTGTGGGTTGTGTAGTTTTTTTTGCTTTTATTGTTAGCTTCTTCTGCTTTTTTAGTTATAAGAGACTTTATGCTGGGGTAGAGAAAGAAAGGCTTGAGTTACTGGGAAGACTTACAGAAGAAATACCAGAAATAAAAGGAAAAGAAGATTTATTCTTTGAAAAAGGGTCAGAAAGGTACTATCAAAAGGGTTTATCCATAGCGATAAAATATGGTTATGCCAAAGGGAATTTTCTAGGTAATGCCGCATTCAATATCTCTTTCCTCCGATCTGTTCTGTTTTCTCTATGTGTTTTGGTATGTAGTGCATTTTTTATTTTAATCATATTTTCCGGGCAGCTTTCGAAAATTTATAAGACACTTCGTGAGTACTCACTTGGTGCCGATGCTGTGATGAATGAAGATTACGACTATTCCTTTGATTCTCTGGAGGAAGGAGATCTTGCTATTCTTGGTACGCAGCTTGATCAAATGGTAAGAAGGCTGAAATTGACAGTAGAAGCTTTAAATGCAGAAAAAGAAAAGCTAAGAATCTTCATTTCTCAGATGACGCATCAACTAAAGACGCCACTGGCTTCTATGAAGCTCATGATAGAACTTTCGCTTTCGGATAACATCGATCCGGAAAAGAAACGTGAGTTTTTAGAGAGAAGTCTTGCAGAACAAAACAAAATGGAGTGGCTCATACAAACCCTTCTGGATATATCCCGGTTGGAAATAGGGAAAGTAAAGCTTAACATGAAGGATATCGAACTTCCTGAACTCATAAAACAAACAGTACAGGTACTGGAGCCCAGGTGGAGGAAAAAGAATCACCAGATAATTTTTAGCTTACCCGAGTCTTTCAGGTTTCAATGTGACCCCAACTGGTTTGGCCAGGCTCTTGAAAACATCTTAAAAAACGCCATCGATTACACGCCAGAAAACGGGAGAATAGAAATCAAATTAGTTGAAAATGATGCATACATGAAACTTATCTTCAAGGACAATGGAATCGGTATAGAGCCTGAAGATTTGCCCTTCATTTTCGATAAATTCTATCGCGGAAGAAAAGCTTTAATTATAAATCGAAATGGAACGGGAATAGGATTAACACTCTCAAAGGCAATCATTGAGCGCCACGACGGAGAAATACGTATTAAATCTATTCCAGGCACCGGCTCAGAGTTCATTCTGGAATTTCCCCGAGATCACCTTAAGAAATCTTAA
- a CDS encoding DUF5700 domain-containing putative Zn-dependent protease, with amino-acid sequence MKVSFDFEPIDYMIELFHDVKKGIAVNPQTIDKLLSHDAIKQMIKHYNRPDGSNANIMPEDLKHVFLNLDRENLSSENDFLIEFHKNLKDKFDRLDELESFLKQLKEKQEEITNFAQKKLQRFLPQGIDFEPRIFIIFTGYSGGYFVGNDITLDLEHISKSLDKVASTIAHELHHIAFNGIVENTLLSGQLPANKNMLAELIAGLAGEGIAYYCVGGDPEKGLIGFEDNPDYQSDLKRWKSYFQEVNDVMLKLLNDELTTEEFFGWASKHMSKTFGAINMVGIKTIEAIYRAGGDGEVLGVVENPAIYVRVYNNAATYLNENKKTDYPLFDSRLEEVFG; translated from the coding sequence ATGAAAGTTAGTTTCGATTTTGAGCCAATTGATTACATGATTGAGCTGTTCCATGATGTAAAAAAAGGCATTGCTGTTAACCCTCAAACAATTGACAAATTACTATCACACGATGCTATAAAACAAATGATAAAGCATTACAACAGACCAGATGGCTCAAACGCTAATATTATGCCTGAAGATCTCAAGCATGTGTTCCTCAACCTCGACAGGGAAAACCTCTCGAGTGAGAATGACTTTCTCATCGAGTTTCATAAGAACCTGAAAGACAAATTTGACAGATTGGACGAACTTGAATCCTTTCTCAAACAACTAAAGGAGAAGCAGGAAGAAATAACGAATTTTGCTCAGAAAAAACTGCAACGTTTTTTGCCTCAGGGGATAGATTTCGAGCCAAGGATTTTTATCATCTTCACTGGTTACAGCGGTGGGTATTTCGTGGGAAATGACATAACCCTCGATCTCGAACATATTTCAAAATCGCTGGACAAGGTAGCGAGCACGATTGCCCATGAGCTCCATCATATCGCTTTCAACGGTATTGTAGAAAACACACTACTTTCAGGACAACTTCCTGCAAACAAGAACATGCTTGCGGAACTGATCGCTGGTCTGGCAGGTGAAGGGATAGCTTACTATTGCGTGGGAGGAGATCCCGAAAAAGGGCTTATAGGGTTCGAAGATAACCCTGATTATCAAAGCGATCTAAAAAGATGGAAATCCTATTTTCAGGAAGTAAATGATGTGATGCTCAAATTACTTAATGATGAACTAACCACCGAGGAATTTTTTGGGTGGGCTTCGAAACATATGAGTAAAACCTTTGGAGCGATAAATATGGTAGGTATTAAGACAATCGAGGCCATTTATCGTGCCGGTGGAGACGGAGAAGTGCTGGGAGTAGTCGAAAATCCTGCAATCTACGTTAGAGTGTACAATAACGCTGCAACTTATCTCAACGAGAACAAAAAAACAGATTATCCCCTCTTCGACAGTCGTCTAGAAGAGGTTTTTGGTTAA